TTAATGgattttatttatttatttattctttttttttttcgttttgtgctttttggtttgtgttatataatttttttttttttcgctcGCCGGAATAACGGTTGGTGCGCAAGTGCGTAGGAGCGCTCTTGCGTTTCTATGTTCTTGCGCTCGTACGCACTTGCGCAACTGCGCAGTTGCGCTCGCAGCGCGTGCatttcaaaagaatttCCAGCTGGAGAAATAGTTCCGGAAACGTCCATATAGCAAGAAAGTACTATGATAAGTAAAGTGAAATAAAGCGAATTTTAATTGTATAGATAGATTTACCCATAAGCTTATgctcatatatatatatatataaagaatgTGGGGGGCCAACAGGGCCCTTTTCCATAGGATACCACAGTCAGTCAGTGAGTTATAGTGTTTAAGTGTATGATATAGTTTGATAGAAGACAATAAGTGACGCAAATTATGTCTGGAAAGTCGGATTACGTTACTATTGGAGAAAAGGTTTGGCCCGATGGATGCAGGGCCGTTGGTCAAGGTACAGCAACAGGACTTGGTTCAGGTCCTAGCCAGTACCAATGTACGTATGTGACCAAGAAAAGTGCTCTAGGTGATGGCCATTTCAGTGTAGTGAAAGAATGTATGAATACAATGACAAAAGACCGGTATGCAATGAAACTGGTCGACAAGAGACTGGTAGTGGACAAGCTACAGTTGATCCAGCGGGAGATTAGTGTGTTGAAACGGATCAGCGAGTTGATCAGGGAGTTGGAACGTGTTAAGAAAACGGAAAGTGGTGGGAACCAGGCTGTTTTTGAAGGTCATCACCACGTTCTACAGCTAtttgacttctttgaaaCTCCAAAGAACATTGTGCTTATCACGCAACTCTGCGAGCCCGAAGACCTTTACGACAAGATCTTGAATGCTGGCCATTTGgacttgaagaaacagGTGCAGCCATTCACGGCTTGTATTCTGAGTGCGCTGCAATTCTTGCACGAACACGGAATTATTCATCGGGATATCAAGGCCGAGAACGTATTGTTCCGGCTACGGAACTCGAGCTCGAGCAACGCGTTGCTCGAAGTGCCCCAGGAGGGCGCTGATTACGATACCAGTGCACACGACTTGATTTTGGCCGATTTTGGGCTTGCCATCAAGGCTAGCACCGGGAGCACAGAGTTTGTCGGAACAATCTCGTACTTGGCACCGGAAATCGTCGCATGTAAGAACAGCGCCCGGATGTCTGCCGTGCAATTGAACAGGTTGAGACCCTACGGACGCGGGGTTGATATCTGGGCGCTTGGGGTGTTGTGCTACTTCATGGCGTTTGGTTACATGCCTTTTGATTGCGAGACAGATGCCGAGACAATGGACTGCATTACAAAGAGCGACTACTACATGGATGAGGAAAAAGTCCAGGATCCCGACTTTAAGGAGTTCTGGTCGTTCTTGGAGCGCTGCTTTGACGTTGAAATGGACACACGTAGCTCAGCGGACGAATTGGCAGCACATGGGTTCTTGTGTGCGCAATATTTCCCAAATAAACTAGCGAAAAGCACTGACGTCGCCAAGGGAAACAACGCTACAAAATTAACAACAAAGCCTGTGCTCAAGGTTTCTAAATCATCTTCGAACATCCACTCTCGTGCTCCACCATCAAGGTCTGCCAGCACGCTGTCCATGGACCTTGGTGAATCGATGAGACGTTCGAACTCAAGCGAGGCTAACCTCAACAGAATTAGagaaactttgaagaaaacactCTCTATGACATCGATCAAGAATGCCGGTGGAATTCCCAACCCCAATGCCAATATCGCTAACAACTTCAATAGAGGCATTTCTACATTTACTCTTGAACCGGAGCTTCCGAACGTGGCTCTGATGAACGGATGCCTATGCGCAACGCCTAAATCGTACTCTAATTTTACAACTTCGCCAGTGATGTCGCGTAACGCCTCGCGCAGCAACATCAACACTGCTTATGGCTCCTGGAACGAACCGCACATTTCTGCTCTAAATTCCGGAGCCACGTTAACGGATTCGGAGGCTCAAGCCCAGAACGAGACAATGTCATTAGCCATGGCTTTGGGTACGGGCACGTCGCAAGGAACAGTCACTGGAGGAGAACCAATTCACAGAAACCACAAGACGGTATTTGAATTATGAATTTTTAAAGTTATGATAGGATGGATACGGGATGCATTGTGTGCAATCCTCTTTGGTCTttaaactctttttttttattcctttcaagtatatatatatacatagaCAAAATACAAGGTAATACAAGGTAAAATAATATGAGGAAGTTCACTTCTATCTTTAATTGGAGCAGGAAGGAAGGGGAGTGTAATATTAGGCACAATGGCTCGGCCAtcgtgtgtgtgtatgtatatatgtagaTCCAAATTTTATATCCCTTCCAGTTGGTTCCGTTCTTTGCTCCACTTAACTAGCTTCTCCTGCCCAACAAGTTCAAAAACTCTTCTCTGGTCTTGTGCGACTCTCTCAAGTAGCCCAGCATACACGACGTCACCGTAGAAGAACCAGTCTTTTGCACTCCACGCGACACCATGCACATGTGCGTCGCCTCAATCACAACCGCCACACCGCGTGGCTTCAAGATATCGCTCAAAGCCATCGCAATCTGTTTCGTCAACCGTTCTTGCACCTGGAACCGTCTGGCATACATCTCCGCTAACCGCGCCAACTTCGACAACCCCAACACCTTCTTATTAGGAATGTACCCAATGTGCACCTTCCCGAAGAAGGGCACCAAATGGTGCTCACAAAGCGAGAAGATCTCAATATCCCGCACAATAACCATTTCATCgtgatcttcttcaaagacCGCCTTCTTGATCACATCATCCAAAATATTGTCCTGATACCCCTTCGTAAAGAACAACATCGCCTTCGCATACCGTTGTGGAGTATCCAGTAACCCTTCACGCGACGTATCCTCCCCGAGCTCCTGCAAAATCGTCTTCACAGCCTCCGCAATTCTATCTGCTCGAGcctgctcttcttcttcgctTTCATCAACCCTCTTGCGAGCCCCAATACTAGGCCACGACAACCCATCTTTCTCCACAGGAGGATTCAACGTGTATGGCGACGCTGGCCTGATGTTCAAAGGCGTAGAGTTCCGTTCAAGGTCGCTCACCTGCGAAATGTGCTTGTTCTCCATATAGTATGATTAATTGATATTAAATAAAATGTGTCAACTTCAAAGTGAAAagacaacaaaaaaattttaattttattacACCACCAGATGTTACCACCCGATATCAATGTCAGCTATCCTGTAAGCCCCTAAAACCAACAAAACCAGCCTGTTTATGCCCCATTTCCCACCCTCTAAAGGTCCTTTTGGGTGATGGTTCAAGTGATGGCTCATcgaaatttttcacttttaaTGTTCGGAACgaagaaacgaaaaaaaaaaaaaaaaaaggccGAGCAAAGGCCGGCGATGACTAGCGAGGAATTGGACCGTGATATTACGTCGTTATTATCCGTGATATTACGTCGTTATTATGTATGACATTATGTAGGTAGGTGGGGCATGAAATCAGCTCAGTAGGGCCGGTGGTAGGCGTTGAAAACACGGCCTACACCGTGACAATCGACACATGGCACTTTGTCCAAGAGGAAGCGGACCTGGCCTGTTCCGTTACAAGTGGGACACAGGAATCCACCAATTCTGGGATCTCCTGGACGCACGTATATTGGATTGGCATTTGGggctgctggtgctgggCCTGGCACTGGGTTTACTGGGCCGTATACTATTCCTGAAGGGTTTACTGCAACAGTTATAGGGGCAGCTGTGACTGGGACAGCTGTTACTGGTGGAGCTGGTGCTGGGGGTGGCGGAGTGTAGAATTTAGACCAACATGTCTTGCACTTGTGGCCGTTTTTGATCTTGTAACCCGTATTTCTGCATTTTCTGCAATAGTAGCGAGGAGGATAGGTGAATGGGaggttattattattattattggaTGGTCTTGGGGGTTGTTGAGGTGGGGCTCCACCATAGTATTCAGATTGCGTTTGGGAAGTGGTGTAACTGTAACTGTGACTCTCGCTATGGGTTTGGGGCCGTGCAGGCAGCGGAGGGGTGTTTGAGTTTCCTGTTTCTTGTGAGATTACTTCTTCATAAGTCGGTAGTCCGTCGTTTGGGCGTCCCATCTTATCTTAGCTATTGCTTTAGTTAGTGCTTTGATTATCTTTTGTGATGGGAAGTGGAGTAGATAATCGTTTCCAAAGTATACCGGCTCTTATAAACCATATGTATGTGCCTGAGTAATGAATGTCTGTTTAAATACTTGTAGTACTGGCTGCGCCGAGGCTTCGAGAAGGAAAGGGTTTTCAATGGCAGCAGTCATTGCACTGGGCTGAACTGATGCCGGGCGAAGCCCCGAAGTCCGGGTAACTAAGTGAAGATCTCTTTTGTGGAAAATATCTGGCGCAGATTAAGTATCACGTGGGTGTCAGTAAGAAGTCACTGACACCCACGTGACTTCCATTACAATGtctgaattttttttttttttttttgatttttttttttttcagttggCGAATTTCGAAACTTATTTCGTGCTCTTCTCacacaacaacaacaactaaGTAAGTATAGACCCTCAAAAACAACGGCACCAGCGTCTAGGCCTCAACGAAAGCGTCTGCAACAATATTCCACAATGAGATGGCTTTCTGAGTCGCAGCGTATGTGAAAAAATCCGGGATATCTCTCtccttctctctcttttttgttttccctCTGCCTCCCCCATACTAACAAGCTATATACAATGTACACACAGAATTCGGAGCCGTGTTCACCTTTGGCGGATGcctcttctttctatttggCGTCCTCACGTTTTTCGACAGAGCATTGCTCGCCGTAGGCAACATTCTCTTCTTGCTAGGCGTACTGCTCATGATCGGTCCGCAAAAGACCGCCAAGTTCTTCACCAGACccaacaaaagaagaggaacGGTGTTTCTTGCGACTGGGATATTCATGATCCTATGCAAGTGGACGTTTCTGGGGTTTTTGATCGAGTCGCTGGGGATAGTCGGACTTTTTGGCGATTTTTTCGGAGTTGTGCTCCAGCTTCTACGGTCGATTCCGGTCATTGGTCCGATCCTGTCACATCCAGCGATCGCGCCAGTTTTGGACCGCATTGCGGGTGTTTCGGTGCTGCCAGTGTAATTTACGGCATCAGCAACACCATTAGAAGCGCAATTGCAAGGCAGTTGCGCTGCCACCACTAACTAGCCCATAGTAAGTGTgcatatatacatatacatatacatatacattaTTATGTATAGCAACGATAGATAGAGAAAGAGACGTCAgtcaaaaaaagaatattacTGGGGCGAGGGGTAACCCGGGGGAGAGTGAGAGTGAGAGTGAGAGTGGAGAATGAGGAACGTATTACCCTGACCAACACGTGACACAGAACTCCTCCCCCAAGGGCAAGCCCTCTGCCACCCACACACCCCAAACTCTCGCCactttccaaaaaaatttaaattttttttttgccaGCTCGCACTTCGCCCCCCCCTACACTTTACCCACTCTGTTGGCCCCCTCGATTACAAGGGATAAACACCTGTTTTCAACGCGTATATTTCACGTCCAGTTTGCAGTTAGTTTCAGCCTTTGTTTTGTCACTTTCAAGAAGGTATTGATTAGCAAGTTTCAGCACACAAGGCcctaattttttttttaggtGGCAATTGGTTACCAGCGAGTCAGGTTTCTGGTTTACCAAGAAGAGAGTAGTTAGACTGGATATAGTGTATCAGAGGGTGGATATCAGAGGAATAAGTAGGTAGTGAGAGAGTGCGCTAGCAATGACAGGACACGGCAGCGACGAGATAGCCGCCGAGAATGTGGATGGCGGAAGTAGTGCCGCAGGACAAAACACAGGCCAAGACCAGGGCCTAggacaaggacaaggacAGGGACAGGGACAAGACCCTGGTGTaggtgctggtgctggtatAACTGCAGACGGAGAACCTGCCAAGCCGCCCGGCCGGGTAAAACGTCGGAGTGGACCTATAGGGACCAGAAGTAGACGCGCACCGCCCAAGAAGCCGCCGCGCGCGGCGCCTCGCGCCGCAGACGACGATGACGTATCATTCCATGAGGAGGATCTGGACGACCTAGAGGAGTCTGAAGAGTCGGAAGAGGACGACTCCGACGAGTATATTGATTCTGCGGACGAGCGTAAGCGCGTAGCGAGAAGGCGGGACCGCAGTTTCATTGTGAAGGACGATATGGACGGTTCTGGGGACGAGTCTATCAAGGAGACGGATCTAGAGCTggatgacgatgacgacgacgatgatgatgaagaagttaacGTAGGACGCGGACGTGGACGCGGCGGCAGGGGTCGCGGCCGCAGAAGAACGCGcatggatgaagaagaggatgaggatgagcACGAACTTCTcgaagaggaagaacaGCCGCGCAAATTGCGTACTAGGACGAGGTCTATGCGGGCCAGTGGTGCCAGCGGGGCCAGTGGTAGCGGCAGCGGCAGCGAAAGTGATGGCGTGGGCGGCAGAAGGAGGCGTGGGCGCGCGCGCACGCGCACGCGCCGGTCTACGGCCGAGGCGCTATCGCTTGCGGACGAAATCCGCGAGTTGCAGGAGGACAGTCCGATTCGGGAGAAGCGGTCGTTGCGCGAGCGCACGAAGCCCGTGAACTACGCAATTCCGCCACCGCTGTCGGAGACCCAGGCGGCTGGTCTAGCCGCAGGGAACACATACCCAGGCGAAACGGGATATTTAGCCGCCGCTGGCGCCCTCAATGGTGTACCTAACGTGCAACCAATGGCGAATGGTAATGGTAACGGAATTAGCAATGGTAACGGCAATGGCCTAGGTCTAGGCGCCGCCGGTGCCGCCGGCGGGTTCTACCCGACCGCGTCGTTCCAATCTCCGCGCGGCAAGCGCGGCCTCCACGC
The Kluyveromyces marxianus DMKU3-1042 DNA, complete genome, chromosome 1 DNA segment above includes these coding regions:
- the TDA1 gene encoding protein kinase TDA1 — protein: MSGKSDYVTIGEKVWPDGCRAVGQGTATGLGSGPSQYQCTYVTKKSALGDGHFSVVKECMNTMTKDRYAMKLVDKRLVVDKLQLIQREISVLKRISELIRELERVKKTESGGNQAVFEGHHHVLQLFDFFETPKNIVLITQLCEPEDLYDKILNAGHLDLKKQVQPFTACILSALQFLHEHGIIHRDIKAENVLFRLRNSSSSNALLEVPQEGADYDTSAHDLILADFGLAIKASTGSTEFVGTISYLAPEIVACKNSARMSAVQLNRLRPYGRGVDIWALGVLCYFMAFGYMPFDCETDAETMDCITKSDYYMDEEKVQDPDFKEFWSFLERCFDVEMDTRSSADELAAHGFLCAQYFPNKLAKSTDVAKGNNATKLTTKPVLKVSKSSSNIHSRAPPSRSASTLSMDLGESMRRSNSSEANLNRIRETLKKTLSMTSIKNAGGIPNPNANIANNFNRGISTFTLEPELPNVALMNGCLCATPKSYSNFTTSPVMSRNASRSNINTAYGSWNEPHISALNSGATLTDSEAQAQNETMSLAMALGTGTSQGTVTGGEPIHRNHKTVFEL
- the HUA1 gene encoding Hua1p codes for the protein MGRPNDGLPTYEEVISQETGNSNTPPLPARPQTHSESHSYSYTTSQTQSEYYGGAPPQQPPRPSNNNNNNLPFTYPPRYYCRKCRNTGYKIKNGHKCKTCWSKFYTPPPPAPAPPVTAVPVTAAPITVAVNPSGIVYGPVNPVPGPAPAAPNANPIYVRPGDPRIGGFLCPTCNGTGQVRFLLDKVPCVDCHGVGRVFNAYHRPY
- the FOL2 gene encoding GTP cyclohydrolase I — protein: MENKHISQVSDLERNSTPLNIRPASPYTLNPPVEKDGLSWPSIGARKRVDESEEEEQARADRIAEAVKTILQELGEDTSREGLLDTPQRYAKAMLFFTKGYQDNILDDVIKKAVFEEDHDEMVIVRDIEIFSLCEHHLVPFFGKVHIGYIPNKKVLGLSKLARLAEMYARRFQVQERLTKQIAMALSDILKPRGVAVVIEATHMCMVSRGVQKTGSSTVTSCMLGYLRESHKTREEFLNLLGRRS